A region from the Vicia villosa cultivar HV-30 ecotype Madison, WI linkage group LG3, Vvil1.0, whole genome shotgun sequence genome encodes:
- the LOC131660593 gene encoding transcriptional corepressor LEUNIG-like isoform X1 encodes MSQTNWEADKMLDVYIHDYLVKRDLKASAQAFQAEGKVSSDPVAIDAPGGFLFEWWSVFWDIFIARTNEKHSEVAASYIETQLVKAREQQQQQQPQPQQLQHQQQQHMQMQQLMLQRHAQQQQQQQQQHQQQQQPQSQQQQQSQPQQQQQSRDRAHLLNGSANGLGGNPGTANAIATKMYEERLKVPLQRDSLDDAAMKQRFGENMGQLLDPSHASILKSAATSGQPSGQVLHGAAGGMSPQVQARSQQLPGSTTDMKSDINSVLNPRAAGPEGSLLGISGSNQGNNNLTLKGWPLTGLEHLRSGLLQQQKPFMQSPQPFHQLQMLTPQHQQQLMLAQQNLTSPSVSEESRRLRMLLNNRNIGLNKDGLSNPGADVLSNVGSPLHGGGPPFPRGDTDMLMKLKLAQLQQQQQQHQQQSSISLQQQQLQQHTLSNQQSQSSNHSMHQQDKVGGGSGSVTMDGSMSNSYRGNDQVTKSQIGRKRKQTVSSSGPANSSGTANTAGPSPSSAPSTPSTHTPGDAMSMPALPHNGNSSKPLMMFGTDGTGTLTSPSNQLWDDKDLELQADVDRFVDDGSLDENVESFLSQDDTDPRDHVGRCMDVSKGFTFSDVNSVRASSSKVACCHFSSDGKLLASGGHDKKAVIWYTDSLKQKATLEEHSSLITDVRFSPTMPRLATSSFDKTVRVWDVDNPGYSLRTFTGHSTSVMSLDFHPNKDDLICSCDGDGEIRYWSINNGSCVRVSKGGTTQMRFQPRLGRYLAAAAENIVSILDVETQACRYSLKGHTKTIDSVSWDPSGELLASVSEDSVRIWTLGTGNEGECVHELSCNGSKFHSCVFHPTYPSLLVIGCYQSMELWNMAENKTMTLSAHDGLITALAVSTVNGLVASASHDKFIKLWK; translated from the exons ATGTCTCAGACTAACTGGGAAGCTGATAAGAT GTTGGATGTTTACATTCATGATTATCTTGTTAAGAGGGACTTGAAGGCTTCTGCTCAGGCTTTTCAAGCCGAGGGAAAAGTATCCTCGGACCCTGTTG CTATTGATGCTCCTGGTGGTTTTCTGTTTGAGTGGTGGTCGGTTTTCTGGGATATTTTTATTGCCAGGACTAATGAGAAACACTCCGAGGTTGCTGCATCGTATATAGAG ACTCAATTAGTTAAGGCAAGGGAACAACAACAGCAGCAACAACCTCAACCGCAGCAGTTGCAACATCAGCAGCAACAACACATGCAGATGCAACAACTTATGTTGCAGAGACATGCTCAACAACAGCAacagcagcagcaacaacatcAGCAGCAACAACAGCCACAATCGCAGCAGCAACAGCAGTcgcaaccacaacaacaacaacaaagtagGGACAGGGCTCATCTCTTAAATGGTAGCGCAAATGGGTTAGGTGGAAACCCGGGAACTGCAAATGCAATAGCAACAAAGATGTATGAGGAAAGGTTAAAAGTTCCCCTACAGAGGGATTCTTTGGATGATGCAGCAATGAAG CAGAGATTTGGTGAGAACATGGGTCAACTCTTGGACCCAAGTCATGCCTCGATATTGAAGTCAGCTGCAACTTCTGGTCAGCCTTCAGG GCAAGTTTTGCATGGCGCCGCTGGTGGGATGTCTCCACAAGTTCAAGCTCGTAGTCAGCAATTACCAGGGTCTACAACG GATATGAAGAGTGATATAAATTCTGTTTTAAATCCCAGAGCTGCGGGTCCTGAAGGATCACTGTTAGGAATTTCTG GATCAAATCAAGGAAATAACAATTTGACTTTGAAAGGGTGGCCACTCACA GGTTTGGAGCATCTACGTTCTGGTCTACTCCAGCAACAAAAGCCTTTCATGCAGTCTCCTCAGCCTTTTCATCAACTGCAAATGTTGACTCCACAACATCAGCAACAGCTTATGCTTGCACAACAGAATTTGACATCACCATCCGTAAGTGAAGAAAGTAGGAGGCTGAGAATGCTACTGAATAATAGGAATATTGGCCTAAATAAGGACGGTCTTTCGAACCCTGGGGCTGATGTGTTATCGAATGTTGGATCACCTCTTCATGGTGGCGGCCCTCCATTTCCTCGTGGAGATACAGATATGCTAATGAAG TTGAAACTGGCTCAGctacagcaacaacaacagcagCATCAACAACAGTCGAGCATCAGTCTACAGCAGCAGCAACTTCAACAGCACACTCTTTCAAATCAGCAGTCTCAGTCTTCAAATCATAGCATGCACCAGCAAGATAAAGTAGGGGGAGGTAGTGGTAGTGTCACCATGGACGGTAGCATGTCAAACTCATATAGAGGAAATGATCAG GTTACGAAAAGCCAGATTGGAAGAAAGAGAAAGCAGACTGTGTCTTCTTCAGGTCCTGCGAATAGTTCAGGAACAGCAAATACAGCGGGTCCTTCACCAAGTTCAGCACCTTCAACACCCTCAACTCATACTCCTGGAGATGCTATGTCAATGCCTGCTTTGCCTCATAATGGCAATTCTTCAAAGCCTCTAATGATGTTTGGCACTGATGGCACTGGGACTCTTACATCACCTTCAAACCAGTTG TGGGATGATAAAGATCTTGAATTGCAGGCTGATGTTGATCGCTTTGTGGATGATGGATCTCTTGATGAAAATGTAGAGTCTTTTTTATCACAGGATGATACAGACCCTAGAGACCATGTTGGCCGTTGTATGGATGTAAGCAAAG GCTTCACATTTTCTGATGTAAATTCTGTACGCGCAAGCTCAAGCAAAGTTGCCTGTTGTCATTTCTCATCTGATGGAAAATTACTTGCAAGCGGTGGACATGACAAAAAG GCCGTTATATGGTATACTGATTCTCTAAAACAAAAAGCTACTCTTGAAGAACATTCATCTTTGATAACTGACGTCCGTTTCAGTCCAACCATGCCGCGTCTAGCAACATCCTCTTTTGACAAAACTGTCCGGGTTTGGGATGTTGACAAT CCTGGGTATTCTCTTCGCACATTCACAGGACATTCCACATCTGTTATGTCACTAGATTTTCACCCAAATAAAGATGACCTTATCTGCTCTTGTGACGGTGACGGTGAGATACGGTATTGGAGTATAAACAACGGCAGCTGTGTTAGAGTCTCCAAG GGTGGTACTACCCAGATGAGATTTCAACCTCGTTTAGGGAGGTACCTCGCTGCAGCTGCCGAGAACATTGTGTCTATACTTGACGTGGAGACACAGGCCTGCCGATATTCATTAAAG GGTCATACAAAGACAATAGATTCTGTAAGCTGGGATCCATCTGGAGAGTTGCTGGCATCAGTGAGCGAGGACTCAGTTAGGATTTGGACTCTTGGAACAGGAAATGAAGGGGAATGTGTTCATGAGCTTAGCTGTAATGGAAGTAAGTTTCATTCATGTGTTTTTCATCCAACATACCCTTCACTGCTCGTCATTGGCTGTTATCAG TCGATGGAGCTGTGGAACATGGCCGAGAACAAGACAATGACTTTGTCTGCTCATGATGGTTTAATTACTGCCTTGGCGGTTTCAACTGTAAATGGTTTGGTAGCTTCTGCCAGTCACGATAAGTTCATCAAGCTCTGGAAGTAA
- the LOC131660593 gene encoding transcriptional corepressor LEUNIG-like isoform X2 yields MSQTNWEADKMLDVYIHDYLVKRDLKASAQAFQAEGKVSSDPVAIDAPGGFLFEWWSVFWDIFIARTNEKHSEVAASYIETQLVKAREQQQQQQPQPQQLQHQQQQHMQMQQLMLQRHAQQQQQQQQQHQQQQQPQSQQQQQSQPQQQQQSRDRAHLLNGSANGLGGNPGTANAIATKMYEERLKVPLQRDSLDDAAMKRFGENMGQLLDPSHASILKSAATSGQPSGQVLHGAAGGMSPQVQARSQQLPGSTTDMKSDINSVLNPRAAGPEGSLLGISGSNQGNNNLTLKGWPLTGLEHLRSGLLQQQKPFMQSPQPFHQLQMLTPQHQQQLMLAQQNLTSPSVSEESRRLRMLLNNRNIGLNKDGLSNPGADVLSNVGSPLHGGGPPFPRGDTDMLMKLKLAQLQQQQQQHQQQSSISLQQQQLQQHTLSNQQSQSSNHSMHQQDKVGGGSGSVTMDGSMSNSYRGNDQVTKSQIGRKRKQTVSSSGPANSSGTANTAGPSPSSAPSTPSTHTPGDAMSMPALPHNGNSSKPLMMFGTDGTGTLTSPSNQLWDDKDLELQADVDRFVDDGSLDENVESFLSQDDTDPRDHVGRCMDVSKGFTFSDVNSVRASSSKVACCHFSSDGKLLASGGHDKKAVIWYTDSLKQKATLEEHSSLITDVRFSPTMPRLATSSFDKTVRVWDVDNPGYSLRTFTGHSTSVMSLDFHPNKDDLICSCDGDGEIRYWSINNGSCVRVSKGGTTQMRFQPRLGRYLAAAAENIVSILDVETQACRYSLKGHTKTIDSVSWDPSGELLASVSEDSVRIWTLGTGNEGECVHELSCNGSKFHSCVFHPTYPSLLVIGCYQSMELWNMAENKTMTLSAHDGLITALAVSTVNGLVASASHDKFIKLWK; encoded by the exons ATGTCTCAGACTAACTGGGAAGCTGATAAGAT GTTGGATGTTTACATTCATGATTATCTTGTTAAGAGGGACTTGAAGGCTTCTGCTCAGGCTTTTCAAGCCGAGGGAAAAGTATCCTCGGACCCTGTTG CTATTGATGCTCCTGGTGGTTTTCTGTTTGAGTGGTGGTCGGTTTTCTGGGATATTTTTATTGCCAGGACTAATGAGAAACACTCCGAGGTTGCTGCATCGTATATAGAG ACTCAATTAGTTAAGGCAAGGGAACAACAACAGCAGCAACAACCTCAACCGCAGCAGTTGCAACATCAGCAGCAACAACACATGCAGATGCAACAACTTATGTTGCAGAGACATGCTCAACAACAGCAacagcagcagcaacaacatcAGCAGCAACAACAGCCACAATCGCAGCAGCAACAGCAGTcgcaaccacaacaacaacaacaaagtagGGACAGGGCTCATCTCTTAAATGGTAGCGCAAATGGGTTAGGTGGAAACCCGGGAACTGCAAATGCAATAGCAACAAAGATGTATGAGGAAAGGTTAAAAGTTCCCCTACAGAGGGATTCTTTGGATGATGCAGCAATGAAG AGATTTGGTGAGAACATGGGTCAACTCTTGGACCCAAGTCATGCCTCGATATTGAAGTCAGCTGCAACTTCTGGTCAGCCTTCAGG GCAAGTTTTGCATGGCGCCGCTGGTGGGATGTCTCCACAAGTTCAAGCTCGTAGTCAGCAATTACCAGGGTCTACAACG GATATGAAGAGTGATATAAATTCTGTTTTAAATCCCAGAGCTGCGGGTCCTGAAGGATCACTGTTAGGAATTTCTG GATCAAATCAAGGAAATAACAATTTGACTTTGAAAGGGTGGCCACTCACA GGTTTGGAGCATCTACGTTCTGGTCTACTCCAGCAACAAAAGCCTTTCATGCAGTCTCCTCAGCCTTTTCATCAACTGCAAATGTTGACTCCACAACATCAGCAACAGCTTATGCTTGCACAACAGAATTTGACATCACCATCCGTAAGTGAAGAAAGTAGGAGGCTGAGAATGCTACTGAATAATAGGAATATTGGCCTAAATAAGGACGGTCTTTCGAACCCTGGGGCTGATGTGTTATCGAATGTTGGATCACCTCTTCATGGTGGCGGCCCTCCATTTCCTCGTGGAGATACAGATATGCTAATGAAG TTGAAACTGGCTCAGctacagcaacaacaacagcagCATCAACAACAGTCGAGCATCAGTCTACAGCAGCAGCAACTTCAACAGCACACTCTTTCAAATCAGCAGTCTCAGTCTTCAAATCATAGCATGCACCAGCAAGATAAAGTAGGGGGAGGTAGTGGTAGTGTCACCATGGACGGTAGCATGTCAAACTCATATAGAGGAAATGATCAG GTTACGAAAAGCCAGATTGGAAGAAAGAGAAAGCAGACTGTGTCTTCTTCAGGTCCTGCGAATAGTTCAGGAACAGCAAATACAGCGGGTCCTTCACCAAGTTCAGCACCTTCAACACCCTCAACTCATACTCCTGGAGATGCTATGTCAATGCCTGCTTTGCCTCATAATGGCAATTCTTCAAAGCCTCTAATGATGTTTGGCACTGATGGCACTGGGACTCTTACATCACCTTCAAACCAGTTG TGGGATGATAAAGATCTTGAATTGCAGGCTGATGTTGATCGCTTTGTGGATGATGGATCTCTTGATGAAAATGTAGAGTCTTTTTTATCACAGGATGATACAGACCCTAGAGACCATGTTGGCCGTTGTATGGATGTAAGCAAAG GCTTCACATTTTCTGATGTAAATTCTGTACGCGCAAGCTCAAGCAAAGTTGCCTGTTGTCATTTCTCATCTGATGGAAAATTACTTGCAAGCGGTGGACATGACAAAAAG GCCGTTATATGGTATACTGATTCTCTAAAACAAAAAGCTACTCTTGAAGAACATTCATCTTTGATAACTGACGTCCGTTTCAGTCCAACCATGCCGCGTCTAGCAACATCCTCTTTTGACAAAACTGTCCGGGTTTGGGATGTTGACAAT CCTGGGTATTCTCTTCGCACATTCACAGGACATTCCACATCTGTTATGTCACTAGATTTTCACCCAAATAAAGATGACCTTATCTGCTCTTGTGACGGTGACGGTGAGATACGGTATTGGAGTATAAACAACGGCAGCTGTGTTAGAGTCTCCAAG GGTGGTACTACCCAGATGAGATTTCAACCTCGTTTAGGGAGGTACCTCGCTGCAGCTGCCGAGAACATTGTGTCTATACTTGACGTGGAGACACAGGCCTGCCGATATTCATTAAAG GGTCATACAAAGACAATAGATTCTGTAAGCTGGGATCCATCTGGAGAGTTGCTGGCATCAGTGAGCGAGGACTCAGTTAGGATTTGGACTCTTGGAACAGGAAATGAAGGGGAATGTGTTCATGAGCTTAGCTGTAATGGAAGTAAGTTTCATTCATGTGTTTTTCATCCAACATACCCTTCACTGCTCGTCATTGGCTGTTATCAG TCGATGGAGCTGTGGAACATGGCCGAGAACAAGACAATGACTTTGTCTGCTCATGATGGTTTAATTACTGCCTTGGCGGTTTCAACTGTAAATGGTTTGGTAGCTTCTGCCAGTCACGATAAGTTCATCAAGCTCTGGAAGTAA
- the LOC131660593 gene encoding transcriptional corepressor LEUNIG-like isoform X4 — protein sequence MSQTNWEADKMLDVYIHDYLVKRDLKASAQAFQAEGKVSSDPVAIDAPGGFLFEWWSVFWDIFIARTNEKHSEVAASYIETQLVKAREQQQQQQPQPQQLQHQQQQHMQMQQLMLQRHAQQQQQQQQQHQQQQQPQSQQQQQSQPQQQQQSRDRAHLLNGSANGLGGNPGTANAIATKMYEERLKVPLQRDSLDDAAMKRFGENMGQLLDPSHASILKSAATSGQPSGQVLHGAAGGMSPQVQARSQQLPGSTTDMKSDINSVLNPRAAGPEGSLLGISGSNQGNNNLTLKGWPLTGLEHLRSGLLQQQKPFMQSPQPFHQLQMLTPQHQQQLMLAQQNLTSPSVSEESRRLRMLLNNRNIGLNKDGLSNPGADVLSNVGSPLHGGGPPFPRGDTDMLMKLKLAQLQQQQQQHQQQSSISLQQQQLQQHTLSNQQSQSSNHSMHQQDKVGGGSGSVTMDGSMSNSYRGNDQVTKSQIGRKRKQTVSSSGPANSSGTANTAGPSPSSAPSTPSTHTPGDAMSMPALPHNGNSSKPLMMFGTDGTGTLTSPSNQLADVDRFVDDGSLDENVESFLSQDDTDPRDHVGRCMDVSKGFTFSDVNSVRASSSKVACCHFSSDGKLLASGGHDKKAVIWYTDSLKQKATLEEHSSLITDVRFSPTMPRLATSSFDKTVRVWDVDNPGYSLRTFTGHSTSVMSLDFHPNKDDLICSCDGDGEIRYWSINNGSCVRVSKGGTTQMRFQPRLGRYLAAAAENIVSILDVETQACRYSLKGHTKTIDSVSWDPSGELLASVSEDSVRIWTLGTGNEGECVHELSCNGSKFHSCVFHPTYPSLLVIGCYQSMELWNMAENKTMTLSAHDGLITALAVSTVNGLVASASHDKFIKLWK from the exons ATGTCTCAGACTAACTGGGAAGCTGATAAGAT GTTGGATGTTTACATTCATGATTATCTTGTTAAGAGGGACTTGAAGGCTTCTGCTCAGGCTTTTCAAGCCGAGGGAAAAGTATCCTCGGACCCTGTTG CTATTGATGCTCCTGGTGGTTTTCTGTTTGAGTGGTGGTCGGTTTTCTGGGATATTTTTATTGCCAGGACTAATGAGAAACACTCCGAGGTTGCTGCATCGTATATAGAG ACTCAATTAGTTAAGGCAAGGGAACAACAACAGCAGCAACAACCTCAACCGCAGCAGTTGCAACATCAGCAGCAACAACACATGCAGATGCAACAACTTATGTTGCAGAGACATGCTCAACAACAGCAacagcagcagcaacaacatcAGCAGCAACAACAGCCACAATCGCAGCAGCAACAGCAGTcgcaaccacaacaacaacaacaaagtagGGACAGGGCTCATCTCTTAAATGGTAGCGCAAATGGGTTAGGTGGAAACCCGGGAACTGCAAATGCAATAGCAACAAAGATGTATGAGGAAAGGTTAAAAGTTCCCCTACAGAGGGATTCTTTGGATGATGCAGCAATGAAG AGATTTGGTGAGAACATGGGTCAACTCTTGGACCCAAGTCATGCCTCGATATTGAAGTCAGCTGCAACTTCTGGTCAGCCTTCAGG GCAAGTTTTGCATGGCGCCGCTGGTGGGATGTCTCCACAAGTTCAAGCTCGTAGTCAGCAATTACCAGGGTCTACAACG GATATGAAGAGTGATATAAATTCTGTTTTAAATCCCAGAGCTGCGGGTCCTGAAGGATCACTGTTAGGAATTTCTG GATCAAATCAAGGAAATAACAATTTGACTTTGAAAGGGTGGCCACTCACA GGTTTGGAGCATCTACGTTCTGGTCTACTCCAGCAACAAAAGCCTTTCATGCAGTCTCCTCAGCCTTTTCATCAACTGCAAATGTTGACTCCACAACATCAGCAACAGCTTATGCTTGCACAACAGAATTTGACATCACCATCCGTAAGTGAAGAAAGTAGGAGGCTGAGAATGCTACTGAATAATAGGAATATTGGCCTAAATAAGGACGGTCTTTCGAACCCTGGGGCTGATGTGTTATCGAATGTTGGATCACCTCTTCATGGTGGCGGCCCTCCATTTCCTCGTGGAGATACAGATATGCTAATGAAG TTGAAACTGGCTCAGctacagcaacaacaacagcagCATCAACAACAGTCGAGCATCAGTCTACAGCAGCAGCAACTTCAACAGCACACTCTTTCAAATCAGCAGTCTCAGTCTTCAAATCATAGCATGCACCAGCAAGATAAAGTAGGGGGAGGTAGTGGTAGTGTCACCATGGACGGTAGCATGTCAAACTCATATAGAGGAAATGATCAG GTTACGAAAAGCCAGATTGGAAGAAAGAGAAAGCAGACTGTGTCTTCTTCAGGTCCTGCGAATAGTTCAGGAACAGCAAATACAGCGGGTCCTTCACCAAGTTCAGCACCTTCAACACCCTCAACTCATACTCCTGGAGATGCTATGTCAATGCCTGCTTTGCCTCATAATGGCAATTCTTCAAAGCCTCTAATGATGTTTGGCACTGATGGCACTGGGACTCTTACATCACCTTCAAACCAGTTG GCTGATGTTGATCGCTTTGTGGATGATGGATCTCTTGATGAAAATGTAGAGTCTTTTTTATCACAGGATGATACAGACCCTAGAGACCATGTTGGCCGTTGTATGGATGTAAGCAAAG GCTTCACATTTTCTGATGTAAATTCTGTACGCGCAAGCTCAAGCAAAGTTGCCTGTTGTCATTTCTCATCTGATGGAAAATTACTTGCAAGCGGTGGACATGACAAAAAG GCCGTTATATGGTATACTGATTCTCTAAAACAAAAAGCTACTCTTGAAGAACATTCATCTTTGATAACTGACGTCCGTTTCAGTCCAACCATGCCGCGTCTAGCAACATCCTCTTTTGACAAAACTGTCCGGGTTTGGGATGTTGACAAT CCTGGGTATTCTCTTCGCACATTCACAGGACATTCCACATCTGTTATGTCACTAGATTTTCACCCAAATAAAGATGACCTTATCTGCTCTTGTGACGGTGACGGTGAGATACGGTATTGGAGTATAAACAACGGCAGCTGTGTTAGAGTCTCCAAG GGTGGTACTACCCAGATGAGATTTCAACCTCGTTTAGGGAGGTACCTCGCTGCAGCTGCCGAGAACATTGTGTCTATACTTGACGTGGAGACACAGGCCTGCCGATATTCATTAAAG GGTCATACAAAGACAATAGATTCTGTAAGCTGGGATCCATCTGGAGAGTTGCTGGCATCAGTGAGCGAGGACTCAGTTAGGATTTGGACTCTTGGAACAGGAAATGAAGGGGAATGTGTTCATGAGCTTAGCTGTAATGGAAGTAAGTTTCATTCATGTGTTTTTCATCCAACATACCCTTCACTGCTCGTCATTGGCTGTTATCAG TCGATGGAGCTGTGGAACATGGCCGAGAACAAGACAATGACTTTGTCTGCTCATGATGGTTTAATTACTGCCTTGGCGGTTTCAACTGTAAATGGTTTGGTAGCTTCTGCCAGTCACGATAAGTTCATCAAGCTCTGGAAGTAA
- the LOC131660593 gene encoding transcriptional corepressor LEUNIG-like isoform X3 has product MSQTNWEADKMLDVYIHDYLVKRDLKASAQAFQAEGKVSSDPVAIDAPGGFLFEWWSVFWDIFIARTNEKHSEVAASYIETQLVKAREQQQQQQPQPQQLQHQQQQHMQMQQLMLQRHAQQQQQQQQQHQQQQQPQSQQQQQSQPQQQQQSRDRAHLLNGSANGLGGNPGTANAIATKMYEERLKVPLQRDSLDDAAMKQRFGENMGQLLDPSHASILKSAATSGQPSGQVLHGAAGGMSPQVQARSQQLPGSTTDMKSDINSVLNPRAAGPEGSLLGISGSNQGNNNLTLKGWPLTGLEHLRSGLLQQQKPFMQSPQPFHQLQMLTPQHQQQLMLAQQNLTSPSVSEESRRLRMLLNNRNIGLNKDGLSNPGADVLSNVGSPLHGGGPPFPRGDTDMLMKLKLAQLQQQQQQHQQQSSISLQQQQLQQHTLSNQQSQSSNHSMHQQDKVGGGSGSVTMDGSMSNSYRGNDQVTKSQIGRKRKQTVSSSGPANSSGTANTAGPSPSSAPSTPSTHTPGDAMSMPALPHNGNSSKPLMMFGTDGTGTLTSPSNQLADVDRFVDDGSLDENVESFLSQDDTDPRDHVGRCMDVSKGFTFSDVNSVRASSSKVACCHFSSDGKLLASGGHDKKAVIWYTDSLKQKATLEEHSSLITDVRFSPTMPRLATSSFDKTVRVWDVDNPGYSLRTFTGHSTSVMSLDFHPNKDDLICSCDGDGEIRYWSINNGSCVRVSKGGTTQMRFQPRLGRYLAAAAENIVSILDVETQACRYSLKGHTKTIDSVSWDPSGELLASVSEDSVRIWTLGTGNEGECVHELSCNGSKFHSCVFHPTYPSLLVIGCYQSMELWNMAENKTMTLSAHDGLITALAVSTVNGLVASASHDKFIKLWK; this is encoded by the exons ATGTCTCAGACTAACTGGGAAGCTGATAAGAT GTTGGATGTTTACATTCATGATTATCTTGTTAAGAGGGACTTGAAGGCTTCTGCTCAGGCTTTTCAAGCCGAGGGAAAAGTATCCTCGGACCCTGTTG CTATTGATGCTCCTGGTGGTTTTCTGTTTGAGTGGTGGTCGGTTTTCTGGGATATTTTTATTGCCAGGACTAATGAGAAACACTCCGAGGTTGCTGCATCGTATATAGAG ACTCAATTAGTTAAGGCAAGGGAACAACAACAGCAGCAACAACCTCAACCGCAGCAGTTGCAACATCAGCAGCAACAACACATGCAGATGCAACAACTTATGTTGCAGAGACATGCTCAACAACAGCAacagcagcagcaacaacatcAGCAGCAACAACAGCCACAATCGCAGCAGCAACAGCAGTcgcaaccacaacaacaacaacaaagtagGGACAGGGCTCATCTCTTAAATGGTAGCGCAAATGGGTTAGGTGGAAACCCGGGAACTGCAAATGCAATAGCAACAAAGATGTATGAGGAAAGGTTAAAAGTTCCCCTACAGAGGGATTCTTTGGATGATGCAGCAATGAAG CAGAGATTTGGTGAGAACATGGGTCAACTCTTGGACCCAAGTCATGCCTCGATATTGAAGTCAGCTGCAACTTCTGGTCAGCCTTCAGG GCAAGTTTTGCATGGCGCCGCTGGTGGGATGTCTCCACAAGTTCAAGCTCGTAGTCAGCAATTACCAGGGTCTACAACG GATATGAAGAGTGATATAAATTCTGTTTTAAATCCCAGAGCTGCGGGTCCTGAAGGATCACTGTTAGGAATTTCTG GATCAAATCAAGGAAATAACAATTTGACTTTGAAAGGGTGGCCACTCACA GGTTTGGAGCATCTACGTTCTGGTCTACTCCAGCAACAAAAGCCTTTCATGCAGTCTCCTCAGCCTTTTCATCAACTGCAAATGTTGACTCCACAACATCAGCAACAGCTTATGCTTGCACAACAGAATTTGACATCACCATCCGTAAGTGAAGAAAGTAGGAGGCTGAGAATGCTACTGAATAATAGGAATATTGGCCTAAATAAGGACGGTCTTTCGAACCCTGGGGCTGATGTGTTATCGAATGTTGGATCACCTCTTCATGGTGGCGGCCCTCCATTTCCTCGTGGAGATACAGATATGCTAATGAAG TTGAAACTGGCTCAGctacagcaacaacaacagcagCATCAACAACAGTCGAGCATCAGTCTACAGCAGCAGCAACTTCAACAGCACACTCTTTCAAATCAGCAGTCTCAGTCTTCAAATCATAGCATGCACCAGCAAGATAAAGTAGGGGGAGGTAGTGGTAGTGTCACCATGGACGGTAGCATGTCAAACTCATATAGAGGAAATGATCAG GTTACGAAAAGCCAGATTGGAAGAAAGAGAAAGCAGACTGTGTCTTCTTCAGGTCCTGCGAATAGTTCAGGAACAGCAAATACAGCGGGTCCTTCACCAAGTTCAGCACCTTCAACACCCTCAACTCATACTCCTGGAGATGCTATGTCAATGCCTGCTTTGCCTCATAATGGCAATTCTTCAAAGCCTCTAATGATGTTTGGCACTGATGGCACTGGGACTCTTACATCACCTTCAAACCAGTTG GCTGATGTTGATCGCTTTGTGGATGATGGATCTCTTGATGAAAATGTAGAGTCTTTTTTATCACAGGATGATACAGACCCTAGAGACCATGTTGGCCGTTGTATGGATGTAAGCAAAG GCTTCACATTTTCTGATGTAAATTCTGTACGCGCAAGCTCAAGCAAAGTTGCCTGTTGTCATTTCTCATCTGATGGAAAATTACTTGCAAGCGGTGGACATGACAAAAAG GCCGTTATATGGTATACTGATTCTCTAAAACAAAAAGCTACTCTTGAAGAACATTCATCTTTGATAACTGACGTCCGTTTCAGTCCAACCATGCCGCGTCTAGCAACATCCTCTTTTGACAAAACTGTCCGGGTTTGGGATGTTGACAAT CCTGGGTATTCTCTTCGCACATTCACAGGACATTCCACATCTGTTATGTCACTAGATTTTCACCCAAATAAAGATGACCTTATCTGCTCTTGTGACGGTGACGGTGAGATACGGTATTGGAGTATAAACAACGGCAGCTGTGTTAGAGTCTCCAAG GGTGGTACTACCCAGATGAGATTTCAACCTCGTTTAGGGAGGTACCTCGCTGCAGCTGCCGAGAACATTGTGTCTATACTTGACGTGGAGACACAGGCCTGCCGATATTCATTAAAG GGTCATACAAAGACAATAGATTCTGTAAGCTGGGATCCATCTGGAGAGTTGCTGGCATCAGTGAGCGAGGACTCAGTTAGGATTTGGACTCTTGGAACAGGAAATGAAGGGGAATGTGTTCATGAGCTTAGCTGTAATGGAAGTAAGTTTCATTCATGTGTTTTTCATCCAACATACCCTTCACTGCTCGTCATTGGCTGTTATCAG TCGATGGAGCTGTGGAACATGGCCGAGAACAAGACAATGACTTTGTCTGCTCATGATGGTTTAATTACTGCCTTGGCGGTTTCAACTGTAAATGGTTTGGTAGCTTCTGCCAGTCACGATAAGTTCATCAAGCTCTGGAAGTAA